The following DNA comes from Pseudomonadota bacterium.
GAGGCGCCCGCGCCGCACCGGGCGTGGGCGATTTTCGTTGAGAAATCAATATTCCGGTACCACTCTCTCGTCAAAGGGCGAACGCGGTGCGTGTTGGCCACTCGTTCGGGCTATGCCGGAGCCGCTCCGCTTAGAAACGGTTTCCGGCAGTGACTTATGGTAAGAGCGCCAATCGCCAGCATCTCCGATGACGATATGCCCGGGGTCCCCCGAGCAGATGAGGGTGTGGGCGGTACTCGCCGTGCGGTGCGGCGTGCTCTGCTCAGTGCCGGGGCTGGCTGGCTTGTGGGCGCTGGGGCCGTCCTCAGCACGGCGGCGACTGCGGGCCCTTTCCTAGCCGAGTTCGACCTGGCAACGCTGCTGCAGGAGAGCGGAGGCGATGGCACCGACGGCATGGTGATCAACGGCGCCTACGCGAGTGATGGCCTGGGACGAGACGTCGCGACGGCCGATCTCAATGGCGATGGCATCGACGACATTGTGGTGTCCTCCAGCAAGCTCGACCTCCTCGACACGGGGAGAACCCACGTGATCTTCGGGCGTCCATCGGGCGAGTTCCCAGCGGTCTTCGAGGTGCAATCGCTCTATCCGGAGTCCGGCGGCGACGGCAGCGCGGGCTTCTCCATCCAGTCGCAGCTATCTGACTACACGGGTGAGTCCTTGGCCGGAGTGGGCGACGTAAACGGCGACGGCGTCGATGATCTCGCCCTCGGCGGGCGCTTCGCCCAAGATGTGCGCCTGGTTGGTGAAAGCTACGTGGTGTTCGGTCAAGACGCGGATCTCGGCGGTTTCTTCCCGCCGGTGTTCTTCCTGCGTGATCTGCGGCCGGACCTGGAAATTGGTGGCGACGGATCGGCGGGGTTCATCTTCAGTGGCCTCGTTCCGGAAGACCGCTTGGGCTACCCCCTCGGTGGCGCGGGAGACATCAACGGAGACGGGCTGGACGATCTCATTGTGGCGGCGCCTGACACCACCCTGCAGACAGCATTGGAAGGCGTCGTGTTCACTCTCTTTGGTCGCGATACTGCTGCGGACGGCCTATTTCCCGCCCGCTTCAACTCGGTGCAGCTCCTGCCGTCCGCCGGTGGCACTGGCAACGAGGGTTTCGTCACCCGCGGCTCAGCGATCGGTGATCGTATTGGTTGGAGTATGGGCGGGGGTTTCGACCTGAATGCGGATGGTCGGGACGATGTTCTGATCGGCAGCCTGAATCTGACCCCGGACCAAAGTGGAGGTGCGATCGTGCTGTTTGGTCGCTCCACCGAGGATACCTTCCCACCGCGTTTTGACGCTGCTCGCCTATTGCTACCGTTCGGTGGAGACGGCACGCGCGGGTTGTTCATCGATGGTATCGCCCCTCAAGATGAGACCGGATCGGCGCTTGCGCCCGCGGGCGATGTGAATGGCGATGGCGTGGATGATGTCATCATCGCAGCAGACCGGGCGTCTCCGGGAGGACGTGCGCAGGCCGGCCGCGCCTACGTCGTTTTCGGGCGCAGGGGCATAGACCGTGAGCCCTTCCCCCATACTCGAACTCTCGCGTCTGCTCCCCGAATAGGGCGGTGACGGGCGCTTCGGCTTCGTTCTGAATGGGGTCGCCGCTGAGGATCTCACGGGCTTCAGCGTCGCCGGTGGCGTTGACGTCAACGGCGATGGCATTGGCGACCTTGTGATCTCCGCCCTGAACGGCAGTCCGCAGGGACGGGATCGCGCGGGTCAGGTGTTCGTGGTGTACGGTAGGGATGGGGCGTCACAGGGGCGTTTCCCGGCGCAGTTCGAACTGGCACAGCTGCTCGCAAGAAACGGTGGAGATGGCGGCCAAGGCTTCGTCATTAACGGCGATGCCGCGTTACTGCAAGCAGGTCGCCAGATCGCCGTGGGCGATGTGAACGATGACGGTCTAGGAGATGTGCTGATCACCTCGCAGAGCGCTACACCCGACGAAGACCGGCCCGCTGCCGGCCGAACCTTTGTCCTCTACGGTCGATCTCAGGAGGATCGATAGCCTCGCCGACCGGAGCGTACCTACGCCGACCGCCGCCAGCGTTGGAATCAGTAAGGTGTATCCCGCACCGGCGCCTATCCGATCTGATTGCGCATGAGATCGCCATGAACCACCCTGGGTGACGTACACCACGGGGCTTCGCCGGTGGTGCAAGGACCGCGGCGGGACGCGCGCTGCGCACCACTGGCCGATCGGCACGCTCACGGCCCCGCGATGATAGGCAGACAGCCGGAAGGGCACAGCGGCACAGGTGACGTCTACGTTGTCTACGTCGACTCCTGGCAGAGGAGTTGGATGGAGACAATGGCTTTGCGATCGAAGGGGCTGATGACGGAAGTGCCGATGAAGACGCTGACTTGAATGGTGAGGCATCGTGAACATCGAAGATGCTAGTGTGCTGTCCCAGAAGTTCGTTGAAAAATACGCGGTTACTTTTCGTCCCTGAGTACGTTGCTCGTCCTCCCGTGGGGCCTGCCACGCTCGTCCTCGCGCCGCACCCAGGAACGAAGAGCCCCGTGCGTATCTTCAACGAACTTCTGGGACAGCACACTAGAGC
Coding sequences within:
- a CDS encoding integrin alpha; this translates as MVRAPIASISDDDMPGVPRADEGVGGTRRAVRRALLSAGAGWLVGAGAVLSTAATAGPFLAEFDLATLLQESGGDGTDGMVINGAYASDGLGRDVATADLNGDGIDDIVVSSSKLDLLDTGRTHVIFGRPSGEFPAVFEVQSLYPESGGDGSAGFSIQSQLSDYTGESLAGVGDVNGDGVDDLALGGRFAQDVRLVGESYVVFGQDADLGGFFPPVFFLRDLRPDLEIGGDGSAGFIFSGLVPEDRLGYPLGGAGDINGDGLDDLIVAAPDTTLQTALEGVVFTLFGRDTAADGLFPARFNSVQLLPSAGGTGNEGFVTRGSAIGDRIGWSMGGGFDLNADGRDDVLIGSLNLTPDQSGGAIVLFGRSTEDTFPPRFDAARLLLPFGGDGTRGLFIDGIAPQDETGSALAPAGDVNGDGVDDVIIAADRASPGGRAQAGRAYVVFGRRGIDREPFPHTRTLASAPRIGR
- a CDS encoding integrin alpha, whose product is MNGVAAEDLTGFSVAGGVDVNGDGIGDLVISALNGSPQGRDRAGQVFVVYGRDGASQGRFPAQFELAQLLARNGGDGGQGFVINGDAALLQAGRQIAVGDVNDDGLGDVLITSQSATPDEDRPAAGRTFVLYGRSQEDR